A genomic window from Sphingobacterium sp. BN32 includes:
- a CDS encoding superoxide dismutase: MANRRNFIKNSLGLAAGVLIAKNSGATESLLGLGQTAFKFEMEPLGYAFNALEGAIDAQTMQIHYERHYGAYVKNANDAIAEEKVQAKDAKSIFQSMDKYSAKLRNNAGGAYNHAMFWKLLRPAKADNKPSGTLLQAINKDFGGFDQFKEQFAKAATSQFGSGWAWLVVENGKLKVGGTPNQDNPLMKGVALQGKPILGLDVWEHAYYLKYQNKRPDYVGNFWSIVNWDQVQKYYDAK, from the coding sequence ATGGCAAACAGAAGAAATTTCATCAAAAATAGCTTAGGATTAGCCGCAGGCGTATTAATAGCAAAGAACTCCGGCGCAACTGAGAGCCTTTTAGGGTTGGGTCAAACAGCGTTTAAGTTCGAAATGGAACCCCTTGGTTATGCATTTAATGCATTAGAAGGTGCTATCGATGCACAAACCATGCAGATTCACTACGAGAGACATTACGGTGCGTATGTAAAAAATGCAAATGATGCTATCGCGGAAGAGAAAGTTCAAGCGAAAGATGCGAAAAGTATCTTCCAATCGATGGACAAATACAGTGCTAAATTAAGAAACAACGCAGGCGGTGCTTATAATCATGCGATGTTCTGGAAATTATTACGTCCGGCAAAGGCTGATAATAAACCTAGCGGAACACTACTGCAAGCTATCAACAAAGATTTTGGTGGATTCGATCAGTTTAAAGAGCAATTCGCCAAAGCTGCAACTTCACAGTTTGGCTCCGGATGGGCATGGTTGGTTGTAGAAAATGGTAAATTGAAAGTAGGCGGTACGCCAAATCAAGATAACCCTTTGATGAAAGGCGTCGCATTACAAGGCAAGCCAATCTTAGGCTTAGACGTTTGGGAGCATGCTTATTATTTGAAATATCAAAACAAGCGTCCTGATTATGTAGGCAACTTCTGGTCTATCGTCAATTGGGATCAAGTACAGAAATACTACGACGCTAAGTAA
- a CDS encoding TetR/AcrR family transcriptional regulator, translating into MMKDKKQKHKEDLKLAILEAAKKLFVQEGYEATSIRKIAKEIEFSPTTIYLYYKDKNDIVYALHREGFQLLRQQFMALDSVDDPFQRFKALGRNYIDFAFRNPDYYQVMFMMKEPMEFLDANCIEEQWPDGERVFDFLRLTIAQCQEQGWFKGKETDLVAFQAWGAVHGLVTLYLSNHLNKITETLEMPYAVRDLVNKTFEVYVSFIEQTK; encoded by the coding sequence ATGATGAAAGATAAAAAACAAAAGCATAAAGAAGATCTTAAGCTGGCTATTTTAGAGGCGGCGAAAAAACTCTTTGTACAGGAAGGTTACGAGGCTACTTCGATTCGTAAGATCGCAAAGGAAATTGAATTTAGCCCGACGACTATCTACCTATACTACAAAGATAAGAATGATATTGTCTATGCCTTGCATCGAGAGGGGTTTCAACTCCTGCGTCAACAGTTTATGGCCTTAGACTCCGTAGACGATCCTTTCCAGCGTTTCAAAGCATTAGGCCGCAATTATATAGATTTCGCATTTCGGAATCCTGATTATTATCAGGTTATGTTTATGATGAAAGAGCCGATGGAATTTCTGGATGCTAACTGTATCGAGGAACAGTGGCCCGATGGGGAGCGTGTCTTTGACTTTCTTCGCCTTACGATTGCCCAGTGTCAGGAGCAGGGATGGTTTAAAGGTAAAGAAACGGATTTAGTTGCATTTCAAGCTTGGGGTGCCGTACATGGTCTTGTTACGCTATACTTGTCAAATCATCTCAATAAAATAACAGAAACATTAGAGATGCCCTATGCTGTCCGAGACCTAGTCAATAAAACCTTCGAAGTTTATGTGTCTTTTATAGAGCAGACAAAATAA
- a CDS encoding PepSY-like domain-containing protein: MKKLLIFGIPFLMFSCNQETKQSQNTSNLPTTEPLPSSASSSTPAGLPEGAKSFIETHFPEAGITKTEDKMSPSKDGTMHEAKLSEGTEIDFDKDGNWTEISTEGMVAIPLAVLPKAIQDHLNANFNGLAVQSADKELTGYELELANETELFYDLNGKFIRQGR; encoded by the coding sequence ATGAAAAAATTATTGATATTTGGAATCCCTTTTTTAATGTTCTCTTGCAATCAGGAGACTAAACAGTCGCAAAATACGAGCAACCTGCCAACGACTGAACCTTTACCCTCATCGGCTTCGTCGAGCACTCCTGCAGGCTTGCCTGAAGGGGCGAAGAGTTTTATAGAAACACATTTTCCGGAAGCCGGAATTACCAAAACGGAGGACAAGATGTCGCCATCAAAGGATGGAACAATGCACGAAGCGAAACTGAGCGAGGGTACAGAAATAGACTTCGATAAAGACGGTAACTGGACGGAGATCAGTACGGAAGGTATGGTCGCTATTCCATTAGCGGTCCTTCCAAAGGCTATTCAGGACCATTTGAATGCTAACTTTAATGGATTGGCAGTTCAATCAGCCGATAAAGAACTAACGGGTTATGAGTTGGAATTGGCGAACGAAACGGAACTGTTCTATGATTTGAATGGCAAGTTCATACGTCAGGGGAGATAA
- a CDS encoding TolC family protein: MKTFLIQFYLIAFFTLLGVTSRAQEPILDQYIRQGLDSNLVLVEKNLSLKKAMNGLEVARSMFLPNITFDLTYSHADGGRSIDLPVGDMLNPVYATLNQLTNTQNFPQIQNEEINFLPKNYYDAKIRTAVPIINTDIKHNRTIRETLVKMSKREIELYQRELVKDIKVAYFNYLSALDAVAIYKNAIALAAEGKRVNEKLLEAGKGLPAYVIRANAEIAQHEAKLAEAEQQLRNAQYYFNALLNRPADTAIDLIPQNKDLQNNGEALAVEVEGREELKSLNDNIEIQETMLAMSKQVFVPKLSAFLDLGSQAEGLRINSNSQYYMVGAQLSFPIFAGNRNRLKIQENQIAVAEAQNKLDQARQQLELAASVAKNELVATQKNFESSQVQLDAAATYQRLIQRGFNEGVNTYLETIDARSQFTNAKLANNIAAYKLLSAMAKFERETASYPLN, translated from the coding sequence ATGAAAACCTTTCTTATACAGTTTTATCTCATTGCCTTTTTTACACTGCTAGGGGTTACCTCACGAGCACAAGAGCCCATCCTTGACCAATATATCAGGCAGGGTCTGGATAGTAATCTGGTACTGGTCGAAAAGAATCTTTCGTTGAAAAAGGCAATGAATGGATTGGAAGTCGCGCGAAGTATGTTTCTCCCGAATATTACATTTGATCTGACCTATTCGCATGCCGATGGGGGTAGATCAATCGATCTACCCGTAGGAGATATGTTAAATCCGGTATATGCGACGCTTAACCAGCTCACCAATACGCAGAACTTCCCTCAAATACAGAACGAAGAGATCAACTTTTTGCCTAAGAATTATTATGACGCGAAAATCAGAACTGCGGTTCCTATCATCAATACGGATATTAAGCATAATCGTACGATCCGCGAAACGCTGGTAAAGATGTCAAAGAGGGAAATCGAATTGTATCAACGTGAGCTCGTTAAGGATATTAAAGTGGCTTATTTTAATTATTTGAGTGCACTGGACGCTGTTGCGATCTATAAAAATGCAATCGCATTGGCGGCAGAGGGAAAACGCGTGAATGAGAAGTTGTTGGAAGCGGGAAAAGGTTTGCCGGCTTATGTGATTCGTGCGAATGCCGAGATTGCGCAGCATGAGGCGAAGTTGGCTGAAGCGGAACAGCAATTGCGCAATGCGCAGTATTATTTCAACGCTTTATTGAATCGTCCCGCAGACACTGCTATAGACCTTATCCCTCAAAATAAAGATTTGCAGAACAACGGAGAGGCTTTGGCCGTAGAAGTTGAGGGCAGAGAAGAATTGAAGTCGCTCAACGATAATATTGAAATCCAGGAAACCATGCTTGCCATGAGCAAGCAGGTCTTTGTGCCGAAGTTAAGTGCTTTTCTAGATTTGGGTTCGCAAGCGGAAGGATTACGCATTAATAGTAACTCTCAATATTATATGGTCGGTGCGCAGCTCAGTTTCCCCATTTTCGCCGGGAATAGAAACCGCTTAAAGATTCAGGAAAACCAAATTGCCGTCGCGGAGGCTCAAAATAAATTAGACCAGGCAAGACAGCAATTGGAGTTAGCGGCGAGTGTGGCTAAAAATGAACTCGTAGCAACACAAAAGAACTTTGAGAGTTCGCAAGTACAGTTGGATGCCGCCGCTACCTATCAACGATTGATACAGCGGGGATTCAACGAAGGAGTCAATACTTATCTGGAAACGATAGATGCGCGATCGCAATTTACCAACGCTAAATTGGCGAATAACATTGCGGCATATAAGCTGTTGTCGGCAATGGCAAAATTTGAAAGAGAAACTGCAAGCTATCCATTAAACTAA
- a CDS encoding efflux RND transporter periplasmic adaptor subunit codes for MKTTLSSIVFGILLLSSCHQAERSAGIPVQDTILVKLVPLQQNGTASVVEATGVFTTDDETLLGFKNGGVISRIYVKEGDAVRKGQVLAAVHTSEVDAKAGQARLGVEKARRDYERAEKLYRDSVATLEQLQNARTALAVAQEDLKSVGFNQQHSQIHSPVSGFVLAKLANEGQVVGPGTPVLQVNGASKGVWMLKVGVSDSQWAQIKVGDKASIQTDAIPNSTLAAVVSKKSEGLDPQSGTFSIHLAVQGKPAGKLASGVFGKSQITVSQASAGKGWRIPFSSLLDGSGTEGYVFISKDGKTARKQKVKVASIEKDEVLIESGLEDAGALIVSGSPYLQDGSPITVIK; via the coding sequence ATGAAAACAACACTATCAAGTATAGTATTCGGAATACTTTTATTGAGCAGCTGCCATCAGGCAGAACGCAGTGCCGGGATTCCGGTTCAGGATACCATTCTGGTAAAACTGGTTCCCTTGCAACAGAACGGAACGGCGAGTGTGGTAGAAGCCACCGGAGTTTTTACAACCGATGATGAAACGCTATTAGGATTTAAAAATGGAGGTGTTATCTCGCGTATTTACGTTAAAGAAGGTGATGCTGTTCGTAAGGGGCAGGTATTAGCGGCAGTACATACCTCGGAGGTAGATGCTAAGGCCGGGCAGGCTCGATTAGGCGTGGAGAAGGCGAGAAGAGATTATGAAAGAGCGGAAAAGCTCTATAGAGATAGCGTAGCAACGCTGGAGCAGTTGCAGAATGCACGAACCGCCTTAGCGGTGGCGCAGGAGGATCTGAAATCTGTAGGGTTTAATCAACAGCACTCGCAGATACATTCCCCTGTGTCGGGCTTTGTATTGGCGAAATTGGCGAATGAGGGACAGGTTGTTGGTCCGGGCACTCCTGTGCTACAGGTCAATGGCGCGAGTAAAGGAGTCTGGATGTTGAAAGTAGGGGTAAGCGATAGCCAGTGGGCACAGATTAAAGTCGGCGATAAAGCGAGCATTCAGACAGATGCCATTCCGAACAGTACGCTGGCGGCGGTCGTGTCGAAGAAATCTGAAGGTCTGGATCCTCAGTCAGGAACATTCAGCATTCATCTGGCAGTCCAAGGCAAACCTGCTGGGAAGCTAGCTTCCGGGGTATTTGGAAAATCGCAGATTACCGTAAGCCAGGCTAGTGCTGGCAAGGGCTGGCGAATTCCGTTCTCTTCGCTACTGGATGGTAGTGGGACAGAGGGCTATGTCTTCATCAGTAAAGATGGAAAAACGGCCAGAAAGCAGAAGGTTAAAGTTGCTTCTATTGAGAAGGATGAGGTGCTTATTGAATCCGGATTGGAAGATGCCGGCGCATTGATCGTATCCGGATCGCCCTACTTACAGGATGGGTCTCCAATTACGGTGATAAAATAG
- a CDS encoding efflux RND transporter permease subunit encodes MSLIKYPIKNYQFTMIMVLMVMLVAATSLLTMPRAEDPDMKAVSFPVIVVQPGTNPKDMEQLIVKPLEARFYALDDIKRIKTTINNSVAFFFVEFEYGTDYDDKYQELVRELNAATPELPENIYSMEVQKIDPTNVSVIQLALVSENASKTTIKELADKLKQDLEKVKALKEVEISGLPDQQIRVDIDQAKIAELGIPMNRIIQSIQSENQNIPAGSVIAGDKTFSVKTSGNYQQIEDIKNTIVASGQGKNITLKEVASVYPTFGTNNHITRLNGYNAVLINAAQKIGMNISDTQKEYLKVLDKFEQTLPDNVDMIVNFDQANNVNKRLGGLGIDFAIAICLVLITLLPLGTRASLVVMIAIPLSLGLGVIAMNSFGYSLNQLSIVGFVVALGLVVDDSIVVVENIERWMREGYSRLEASIKGTEQIALAVLGCTVTLVIAFMPLVFMPEMAGEFIRSMPIAVITSVIGSMLIALLVVPFLSSKLLKPHEHEGGNAILRTMQNIIHKSYGVFLDKALKHPGRTTLIALAIFLGSLALIPVVGFSLFPPSEKPQFMIHISSELQDNIQTTNRISREIEKELKGMEDVKYFTTNVGKGNPRVYYNMQQGQENVSYADIFVQLHDDVKSSDKIQIIENLRKKWTPYLGAKVEVRNFEQGVPVISPVEIRIFGDNLDTLRSLAAKAEVLLKNTPGSEYVNNPIKNNKTDIRVNINREKAMALGVPTSSIDQTIRVALAGYQVGTYSDPDKDDNDYDIIVSVPRAKDATLETLEGIFVDNVAGQAIPLSQLASLEFEVSPSNIYHIDKERTVSVNSFVQKGYNNDEVINAVIEQMDKFPFPAGYSYEMGGEVESREMAFGGFGTIILITIFMFIAVLILEFKTFKSTLIVLSVIPLGIVGAVLALLVTGNTLSFVATIGIVALAGIEVKNTILLVDFTNQLRKEGMELNEAIEKAGEIRFLPIILTSLTAIGGLMPIAWSSNPLISPLAIVMIGGLISSTLLSRIVTPVVYKLIPPKIEVEEGAAKA; translated from the coding sequence ATGAGCTTAATTAAATACCCGATAAAGAATTACCAATTCACCATGATTATGGTGCTTATGGTGATGTTGGTCGCTGCGACCTCCTTGCTCACGATGCCGAGGGCAGAGGACCCAGATATGAAAGCCGTCAGCTTCCCGGTCATTGTTGTTCAGCCAGGGACGAATCCCAAGGATATGGAGCAATTGATCGTGAAGCCCTTGGAAGCGCGATTCTACGCGTTGGATGATATCAAAAGAATAAAAACGACCATCAATAATAGCGTCGCCTTTTTCTTTGTCGAGTTCGAATATGGAACGGACTATGACGATAAATATCAGGAATTGGTGCGCGAGCTGAACGCTGCGACGCCCGAGCTGCCGGAGAATATCTACAGCATGGAAGTGCAGAAGATCGATCCTACCAATGTGTCGGTCATTCAGCTAGCGCTTGTTTCGGAAAATGCTTCAAAGACGACTATCAAAGAGCTTGCTGATAAATTGAAGCAAGACCTGGAGAAGGTTAAAGCTTTAAAGGAAGTCGAGATCTCTGGGCTTCCGGATCAGCAGATTCGCGTTGACATCGATCAGGCAAAAATAGCGGAACTTGGCATTCCGATGAATCGCATTATCCAATCGATTCAGAGTGAAAATCAAAATATCCCCGCAGGTTCTGTCATTGCGGGCGATAAAACTTTCAGCGTGAAGACTTCTGGGAATTACCAGCAAATTGAGGATATCAAGAATACGATCGTTGCGAGCGGACAGGGTAAGAATATTACGTTGAAGGAAGTCGCCAGTGTTTATCCGACTTTCGGAACGAATAACCACATTACACGTCTGAACGGTTATAATGCCGTATTGATCAATGCTGCACAAAAGATCGGGATGAATATTTCGGATACGCAAAAGGAATATTTGAAGGTCTTAGATAAATTTGAACAAACACTGCCTGACAATGTCGATATGATCGTAAATTTTGATCAGGCTAACAATGTCAATAAACGATTAGGAGGGCTGGGAATAGACTTCGCCATCGCAATCTGCTTGGTGCTTATTACGCTATTACCTCTAGGTACGCGCGCATCTTTGGTGGTGATGATCGCTATTCCGCTCTCACTCGGCTTGGGGGTTATCGCAATGAACTCCTTCGGGTACTCCTTAAACCAATTGAGTATCGTAGGATTTGTCGTTGCCCTGGGGCTGGTCGTGGATGATAGCATTGTCGTCGTTGAGAATATTGAACGCTGGATGCGTGAAGGATATAGTCGTTTGGAGGCCTCCATCAAGGGGACGGAGCAAATCGCTTTAGCAGTGCTGGGCTGTACAGTTACACTTGTTATTGCCTTTATGCCCTTGGTATTTATGCCCGAAATGGCGGGTGAGTTTATCCGCAGTATGCCTATTGCGGTTATCACCTCGGTGATCGGTTCCATGCTGATCGCCCTCCTAGTAGTTCCTTTCTTATCCAGTAAACTCCTTAAACCGCATGAGCATGAAGGAGGAAATGCAATCCTTAGGACGATGCAAAATATTATTCATAAGAGCTATGGTGTCTTTTTGGACAAAGCCTTGAAGCATCCAGGTAGAACCACCTTGATCGCATTAGCGATATTCTTAGGCTCTTTGGCTTTGATTCCGGTAGTCGGTTTCAGTTTATTTCCACCTTCGGAAAAGCCACAGTTCATGATTCATATCAGCAGTGAGCTGCAGGATAACATACAGACGACTAATCGCATTAGCAGAGAGATTGAGAAGGAGCTGAAGGGGATGGAAGATGTGAAATACTTTACGACGAATGTCGGCAAAGGTAATCCTCGGGTTTACTACAATATGCAACAGGGGCAGGAGAATGTCTCGTATGCGGATATATTCGTGCAATTGCACGACGATGTTAAGTCCAGCGATAAGATTCAAATAATTGAGAATCTGCGCAAGAAATGGACGCCCTACTTAGGAGCGAAGGTCGAGGTTCGGAATTTTGAGCAGGGGGTGCCGGTGATTTCGCCAGTAGAGATACGCATCTTTGGGGATAATCTCGATACCTTACGTTCGCTAGCAGCGAAAGCGGAAGTATTGTTGAAGAATACGCCTGGTTCGGAGTATGTCAATAACCCGATAAAAAATAACAAGACAGATATTCGGGTAAATATCAATAGGGAGAAGGCGATGGCCTTAGGGGTGCCGACTTCTTCGATCGATCAGACTATCCGTGTGGCATTGGCGGGCTATCAGGTTGGGACTTATTCGGATCCTGATAAAGACGATAATGATTATGATATCATCGTTTCTGTTCCTCGCGCAAAGGATGCCACGCTTGAAACTTTGGAAGGAATTTTTGTGGACAATGTCGCCGGGCAGGCTATTCCGCTTTCGCAGCTGGCTAGTCTGGAGTTTGAAGTATCACCTTCTAATATCTATCACATCGATAAGGAAAGAACGGTGTCGGTGAACTCCTTCGTTCAGAAAGGCTATAATAACGATGAGGTTATTAACGCGGTCATTGAACAGATGGATAAATTCCCTTTTCCTGCGGGGTATAGCTATGAAATGGGAGGTGAAGTGGAAAGTAGAGAGATGGCATTTGGAGGTTTTGGTACTATTATCCTGATTACCATCTTTATGTTTATCGCTGTATTGATTCTTGAATTCAAAACCTTTAAAAGTACGCTGATTGTACTTTCTGTGATTCCTTTGGGAATAGTAGGTGCGGTTCTCGCATTATTGGTTACTGGCAATACACTTTCTTTCGTAGCAACGATCGGTATTGTGGCTCTTGCGGGTATTGAGGTAAAGAATACTATACTTTTGGTCGATTTTACCAACCAGTTGAGAAAGGAAGGGATGGAGTTGAATGAAGCTATTGAGAAGGCTGGGGAGATTAGGTTTTTACCGATTATTTTGACTTCGCTCACCGCGATTGGCGGCTTGATGCCGATAGCCTGGTCTTCAAATCCTTTGATTTCACCTCTAGCTATTGTGATGATCGGTGGCTTGATTAGCTCAACCTTGTTGTCCCGTATCGTAACGCCTGTTGTCTATAAGCTGATTCCGCCAAAGATTGAAGTGGAAGAGGGGGCAGCAAAAGCGTAG
- a CDS encoding HdeD family acid-resistance protein, whose translation METRFLKTIQSSIKQWYIPLIIGILLIILGIYTLASPLASYLALASIFSMYFLISGLMEIIFALNNRNEIEGWGWYLAGGVINALFGCILLGNPAISIATLPLILGFYTMFKSFQLLSLSMDMKAYGVRQWRWITAFAVMGILFSFILIWNPVFAGFTLVVWTGLAIISSGIGSIVLSYQLKRLKTIASGVSEEWKKRFEDLKREYYRSIEDKS comes from the coding sequence ATGGAAACACGATTTTTGAAAACAATCCAAAGCTCCATTAAACAATGGTACATCCCGCTTATCATTGGAATCCTGCTTATTATATTAGGTATCTATACATTAGCTAGTCCGCTTGCATCCTATTTAGCCTTAGCAAGCATCTTCAGTATGTACTTTTTAATTTCCGGATTAATGGAAATCATCTTTGCACTGAACAATAGAAATGAGATTGAAGGTTGGGGATGGTACTTAGCTGGAGGCGTAATCAACGCATTATTTGGATGTATTTTATTAGGAAATCCAGCCATTTCTATAGCAACTTTACCGCTCATCCTTGGATTCTACACGATGTTCAAGTCATTTCAACTGCTATCCCTTTCCATGGACATGAAAGCTTATGGGGTTCGGCAATGGCGCTGGATTACCGCATTTGCGGTCATGGGAATTCTATTCAGTTTTATCCTGATCTGGAACCCTGTTTTTGCAGGATTTACGCTCGTCGTATGGACCGGGCTTGCCATTATCTCCTCGGGTATCGGATCTATTGTCCTTTCCTATCAATTAAAACGACTCAAGACCATTGCAAGTGGTGTTTCTGAGGAATGGAAAAAACGTTTTGAAGATTTAAAAAGAGAATATTACCGCAGCATCGAAGACAAAAGTTAA
- a CDS encoding valine--tRNA ligase, whose protein sequence is MSIAKTYNPREAEDKWYSYWMENGFFRSVPDEREPYTIVMPPPNVTGVLHMGHMLNNTIQDVLIRRARMQGKNACWVPGTDHASIATEAKVVAMLKEKGIDKKSITREEFLKYAWEWKEKYGGIILKQLEKLGASCDWDRTKFTMDPDLSEAVIDTFIKFYKEGYIYRGVRMVNWDPQGKTALSDEEVIRKEVNQKLYYVRYFIKDSEENIIIATTRPETIMADTAICINPLDERYKHLQGKSVLVPLVNREIPVIQDEYVEMEFGTGCLKVTPAHDLNDYELGQKHNLEVIDILNDDGTLNEKAQILVGEDRFAARKKVVALLEEAGQIEKIEDYKSQVGFSERTDAAIEPKLSMQWFLKMDHLAKPALEYVENGEIKLIPDKFFASYKHWMENVKDWCISRQLWWGQRIPAWFNDKNEWVVAKTEAEAIAEFEQQGKSASGIRQEDDVLDTWFSSGLWPLSVFDGVRNPENEEFKYYYPTNDLVTAPEILFFWVARMIIMGHDYTQKPPFRNVYLTGIVRDKLGRKMSKSLGNSPDPIELMEQYGTDGVRVGMLLSSPAGNDLMFDVSYCEQGRNFANKIWNAFRLVKGWDTTDAPATEAQKTAAQWFESRFNQALAEIDEHFANYRLSDALMATYKLIWDDFCAWYLELVKPAYQAPIEAETLETVKALFQKVLKLAHPFMPFLTEELWHDELFGQRDTKDCIIVADFPSVEGFDEKIIKDFTIVQQIISEVRNIRNSKGISPKIALPLAINGAELDYAKFKESIIKLANIEDLTFVNEKVSGAVSFLAGKNECYVALENNIDVDAEKERIGKEIEYLKGFLNSVDKKLSNERFVQNAKPEIVENEKNKKADAEAKIQILEESLLSLG, encoded by the coding sequence GACAAATGGTATTCTTATTGGATGGAAAACGGGTTCTTCCGTTCTGTTCCTGATGAGCGAGAGCCATACACTATCGTAATGCCGCCACCAAACGTAACTGGTGTGTTGCATATGGGCCACATGTTGAACAACACGATCCAAGATGTGTTGATCCGTCGCGCACGTATGCAGGGTAAAAACGCATGCTGGGTTCCTGGAACCGACCATGCCTCCATTGCGACAGAGGCTAAAGTCGTCGCTATGCTAAAGGAAAAAGGAATCGATAAGAAATCTATTACGCGCGAAGAGTTCTTAAAATACGCTTGGGAATGGAAAGAGAAATACGGAGGTATTATCTTGAAACAATTGGAAAAGCTTGGTGCTTCTTGTGACTGGGATCGCACGAAGTTTACCATGGATCCTGATCTGTCCGAAGCGGTTATCGATACATTCATTAAGTTTTACAAAGAAGGGTATATCTACCGTGGCGTTCGTATGGTAAACTGGGACCCACAAGGTAAAACAGCCCTTTCAGATGAAGAAGTTATCCGTAAAGAAGTAAACCAGAAGCTCTACTACGTACGCTATTTTATCAAGGATAGCGAAGAGAATATCATCATTGCGACAACGCGTCCGGAGACTATTATGGCCGATACAGCAATTTGTATCAATCCATTGGACGAGCGATATAAGCATTTACAAGGAAAATCAGTGTTAGTGCCCCTAGTAAACCGTGAGATTCCTGTGATCCAGGATGAATACGTTGAGATGGAATTCGGTACGGGATGTCTAAAAGTAACGCCAGCACACGACTTAAATGACTACGAGTTAGGCCAAAAACATAATCTTGAAGTTATCGACATCTTAAATGATGACGGTACATTAAACGAGAAAGCACAAATATTAGTAGGCGAAGATCGCTTTGCTGCACGCAAGAAAGTTGTCGCTTTATTAGAAGAAGCTGGACAGATTGAAAAGATTGAAGATTATAAATCGCAAGTAGGATTTTCAGAGCGTACAGATGCTGCTATTGAACCCAAGCTATCCATGCAGTGGTTCTTGAAGATGGACCACCTGGCAAAACCAGCATTAGAATATGTAGAAAACGGCGAGATTAAGTTGATTCCAGATAAGTTCTTTGCGTCCTACAAACATTGGATGGAGAATGTTAAAGACTGGTGTATTTCTCGTCAGCTTTGGTGGGGACAGCGCATTCCTGCTTGGTTCAACGATAAGAACGAATGGGTTGTTGCTAAAACAGAGGCCGAAGCTATCGCTGAGTTTGAGCAACAAGGAAAGTCAGCGTCAGGGATTCGTCAGGAAGACGATGTACTGGACACCTGGTTTTCTTCCGGACTATGGCCGCTATCTGTATTCGACGGTGTTAGAAATCCAGAGAACGAAGAATTCAAATACTACTACCCAACCAATGATCTAGTTACTGCTCCTGAGATTTTATTCTTCTGGGTAGCACGTATGATCATCATGGGGCATGACTATACGCAGAAGCCGCCTTTCCGCAACGTATATCTGACCGGTATTGTTCGCGATAAATTAGGCCGCAAGATGTCTAAGTCATTAGGCAACTCGCCTGATCCAATCGAATTGATGGAGCAGTATGGTACTGATGGTGTTCGCGTAGGAATGCTATTATCTTCACCAGCTGGAAACGACTTGATGTTCGATGTTTCTTACTGTGAACAAGGACGTAACTTCGCCAATAAGATATGGAATGCGTTTCGTCTGGTAAAAGGATGGGACACAACGGACGCTCCAGCTACCGAAGCACAAAAAACTGCTGCTCAATGGTTCGAAAGCCGCTTTAACCAAGCGCTTGCAGAAATTGATGAACACTTTGCTAACTATCGTTTATCAGATGCTTTAATGGCAACTTATAAATTGATTTGGGATGATTTCTGTGCATGGTATTTAGAGCTTGTAAAACCGGCTTATCAAGCTCCTATCGAAGCTGAAACGTTAGAAACGGTAAAAGCACTGTTCCAAAAAGTATTGAAACTTGCACACCCGTTCATGCCTTTCTTAACGGAAGAATTATGGCATGATGAGTTATTCGGACAACGTGATACAAAAGACTGTATCATTGTCGCTGATTTTCCTTCGGTTGAAGGATTCGACGAGAAGATTATCAAAGACTTCACGATTGTTCAACAGATTATCTCCGAAGTCCGCAATATCCGCAATTCAAAAGGTATCTCTCCAAAAATCGCACTTCCATTGGCTATCAATGGTGCGGAATTGGACTATGCAAAGTTTAAAGAGAGCATCATTAAACTAGCAAATATCGAGGATTTAACTTTCGTCAATGAAAAAGTATCCGGAGCGGTAAGTTTCTTGGCAGGTAAGAACGAATGCTATGTAGCATTGGAGAATAATATCGACGTCGATGCGGAAAAAGAACGCATCGGAAAAGAAATCGAATACTTAAAGGGATTTCTGAATTCGGTAGATAAAAAGCTTTCTAACGAACGTTTTGTTCAAAATGCGAAACCTGAAATCGTAGAAAACGAGAAAAACAAGAAAGCTGACGCAGAAGCGAAGATCCAGATTTTAGAAGAAAGCTTATTAAGCTTAGGATAA